The Bacillus andreraoultii sequence TACCGGCAGTTACTCCGATACTTGTTCTTCCCTAACAACAGAGCTTTACGATCCGAAGACCTTCTTCGCTCACGCGGCGTTGCTCCGTCAGACTTTCGTCCATTGCGGAAGATTCCCTACTGCTGCCTCCCGTAGGAGTCTGGGCCGTGTCTCAGTCCCAGTGTGGCCGATCACCCTCTCAGGTCGGCTACGCATCGTCGCCTTGGTAAGCCATTACCTCACCAACTAGCTAATGCGCCGCGGGTCCATCTATAAGTGATAGCCGAAACCATCTTTCCTTTCTAACTCATGCGAGCTAGAAAACTATCTGGTATTAGCACCGGTTTCCCGGAGTTATCCCAGTCTTATAGGTAGGTTACCCACGTGTTACTCACCCGTCCGCCGCTAATCTTTTAAAAGCAAGCTTTTAAAAGATCCGCTCGACTTGCATGTATTAGGCACGCCGCCAGCGTTCGTCCTGAGCCAGGATCAAACTCTCCAAAAGATAGTTTGATTGCTCAAAATAAATGACTAGCTTTAATTTATAAAACGCTTTGTCTTGTTCAGTTTTCAAAGTTCAAAAATTATTTTTCTTGAGTAACACTGTTTAATATAACATCTTTTAAACAAGATGTCAACTCTTTTTTCGCTATCAGCAATCACTAGCTTCAAGCGACTTTTATAATATATCATCAACAAACAACTATGTCAACAATGTTTATAAACTTTTTTATTCTGAGCATAAAGAATTTAAGATATAACCTGGTTCCTCTTTATAATTTGATAAGCCAACCATGCCAATTGCTTTAACAAATTCTAAAACTCCATCAAAGTATTTCATATCGCATCGTATCGATATGACGTGCTTCCAACTTGAGTTAATTGGTTTATCACATCATAGCTGTAGACAATCTGTGGGTGCAACACTGCCTTGTGTTGTAGTTTTACTGATCTATACCTAGATGTCTCATGACTTCAACATTGTTTTATTCGTTTATTACAAAACTTGTCCTGCATCACTTATTATACCGTCCATACGAAAAAGAATCAAACCTAGTTTCTCGACAATTTTTTCAATCTATCCCCCTTGCTAGCTCATACTAATTAAAGTCTCCCTCTTCACTTTGCCTTCGTTCCTCATAATAAACACAACTAGCAGAATTATTAATGACGATTACCATTAGCCATTTTCTGTTTTGTCATGATTTCATTATTATATTTTGCTTTACGAATATATGGAATACATTCTTTCGGGGGGGCAATTCTCTTAAATAAGGTAAAGAGAATCTGATATCTCTCCTCCATCCCCTTCTTTACAGCTGGATTAATTCGTTCATCTGAGAAGTCAAATAAAATTTCATCCATTTCTCGCTTCAATACATACATCATTTCTTCTACTTCTTTATGATTTACTAATAATCCAATCATAATCCACCTCGTCTATATAATAATCGGTTGATGTTATTATTTACAGTTATTACGATTTTATGAAAATCACTCATGCCTTTCCAAAAAAGGATTTCCTTGTATTTCTTATCATATAATTGTTTGTACATGCATAATTTGGATTAGACAAGTTATGGAGGGGGTTCAATGAATCATATTTATATAGTGAACGGAAAAAAACTGAAACAATTTGCGATTATTCTTTTGACTTCTTTTGTTTCCGCATGGTTCCTTTATATTCAAAATGTTTCCTTTGGTGCATTTTCTACTGCTGACGGTCCGAAAGCCGTTTATAAAGGAAAAAATGGTGTGGCACTTACATTTAATATTAGTTGGGGAGATACAAAGGCAGAACCAATTATCGACCTTCTCGTAGAAAATAATGTTGAATCGGCTACTTTTTTTGTTTCTGGTTCATGGGCTGAGCGACATCCACACATAATAGATAAAATTATTAAAGAAGGATATGATATTGGATTATTAGGATATGAATATTTAGAGTATGACGATATTGATGATGCTCAAATACGACAAGATATATTGCGTGCAGAGGAAGTTATGAAAAAGTTAAATGTGAAGCACAAAAAAATTGTCCGGGCACCATCAGGACATTTTGATCAACGTTTTGTAAAAATCGCCCATAATCTTGACTATTCTGTTGTGCATTGGAGTGTCGATTCTAAAGACTGGAAAAATCCTGGTGTAGAAAAAATCCTTAAGAATGTATCTAACGTAAAAAAAGGTGATATTATTTTACTTCACGCTTCAGATTCCGCAAGACAAACCGCTGTTGCACTACCTGACATATTAAAAATATTATCAAAGAAAAAATTATCTTTAACAACTGTGTCCAACATGTTAATTGAGGGGGATGCAAAAACAAAGGAGATTAAATAAATCTTTTTGTCAGCCTTTGGTCAACAGCCCACCACTTAACGAATTGACAATTTGAAGTAGGGTCTTCGCGTCTGTTACACGATTGAAGTGTTGGTATCCACATTTCATTACTCTACAAAAGGGATAAACCTCGCCAAAAAGTATGAGCGAGGTTTCTTTGTACTTATTTCCCTGTCAAAAACTCACTCGTTTTACTTGTATTTTGTTTCTCTACCTTTGAACGTTCAATATACTTTGGTAACATGAGCAATTGATAGGCGTTACAAATTAACAACGGATATAACATAAGGTGAAACCAATCTTGGTCATTTACACGTAATACGGGAAACCATTCAATAATAGTTATACAAACCATGAAAAACAATGCCGGGATAAATGCATGACGGTTGGTCTGCTGTGATTTTATATAAGCAATCGAAAGCCCGATTAAAAGTAAAAATAGAGCAAATAATAGGTACGGACCTATACTATCGTTAACACCTGCAAATTGTTTATAACGAAAATAAACAAAATCAAATAAAACAAACGCAATGATGACAGCTTGAACTGGATTCCATAGAGAACGGAAAAATCCTAATCCAAAACGGTGAACGGTTAAATAGGCAAAATACCCCATTTGACTAATGGCACTAAAGATAAAACCTACACCCACCAGCCAGATAGTGATTGAAAGTATTTCTAATACATCAAAACTTACAAATAGCGCTTTATATTTCCCCCATTGGACCGCAAATCCCGTCACTACTGTAACCAACCCACCTAGCACGAACGTATGTAAAAATAAACGAACCCAATTTCTTATGTTCATAAACTCCCCCCATACACCCATTTGTCGCATAAATTTATAATTTTCCTAAAAATTGTAGTAATTCTATTTTAACAACCAGTCCATGAAAAATCTACACATTTCATTCGAGTATATTTTTAAACAAAAAACTCCATTCTATTGATAGAGGATATGATGAAAGGAGCTTAACATATGTTTAGAAAATTACTCTTTCCGCTCCTATATTTAAGTATTTTTATCATACTTGCTGGCTGTTCTACCCAAGCTCAAGGGGCAGAGGAATTCGACTATGATCAGACAAAGAAAATGGTAGTCGATATTTTAAAAACCGATGATGGGAAAAAAGCATTAAAAGAAGTACTTGCAGATGAACAATTCAAATCTGATCTAGTTATGGATAATACGGTCGTGAATGATTCCATTAAATCGACTTTAGTGTCTAGCAAAGGGAAGGATTTTTGGAAAGCAGCATTTGAAGATCCTGAATTTGCAAAAGCATATGCAGAAAGTATGAAGGAAGAAAACCAAGCGTTATTAAAAAGCTTGTTAAATGACCCTGAGTATCGCTCGAAATTAATTGAAATTTTACATGACCCGGAGTTAGAAAAAGAGCTTGCTGACCTATTAAAAAGTACCGAATATCGAGAGCACTTAAAAGGGGTTATTTCTGAGACATTTGAAAGCCCTGTTTACCAAGCGAAAATACAAGATATACTTCTTAAAGCAGCCAGCGAACAGACAAAAAAAGATAGTAAAAAGTAAATATGAAAAGGGATTGGCTATTCAAAATCAATGTTTTAAAGATATGAAAAGGGACATCTAAAAGTCAAAATATGACTTTCTAGATAGCCCCTTTCTTTCATCTTATTTGCTTGATTCCACTAAATCCATAATTTTTTCTGCAATTTTAAAGTAAATCTTCCCAATCGGATGTTTAATTTGATAAACAGACGGCGCAAAATCGTCATCGTTCCAGTCTGGTTGACCTAATGGGATTTGACCTAGTAACGGCACTTGTAATTCTTCAGAGAGTTTCTCCCCACCACCATGGCCAAAGATGTATTCCTTTTCACCTGTTTTTTTACTTTCAAAGTAGGCCATATTTTCAATTACACCGATAACTTCATGATTTGTTGATAAGGCCATTGCACCCGCTCTAGCTGCAACAAATGCGGCTGTTGGATGTGGCGTCGTAATAATGATTTCTTTACATGTTGGTAACATTTGATGGACATCAAGAGCAACGTCACCGGTACCAGGAGGCAAGTCTAATAGGAGATAATCTAAATCGTCTCCCCATTCAACTTCTTTAAAGAAACTTGTTAACATTTTCCCTAGCATTGGTCCACGCCAAATGACCGGTGCATTATCTTCAACAAAAAACGCCATAGATATGACTTTCACACCAAAACGGTCAACTGGAATAATTTTTTCACCACGAACGACTGGACGGTCAATAATCCCCATCATATCAGGAACGCTAAATCCATAAATATCGGCATCAATTAGCCCAACCTTTTTCCCTAGGCGTGCTAAAGAAACAGCTAAATTCACAGACACAGTTGATTTACCAACCCCGCCTTTTCCGCTCGCAATCGCAATAACTGTTGTTTTACTACTTGGAGCAAGTCCAATATCTTCTGTACCCGCAGGATAGAGGTTTTCAATCACTTCATCCGGCAATTGGCTAAAACGAATACCTACAGTAGCAAAACCAGCATCTTTAAGCGCCTTCACAACATTCGTTTGTAGTTGAATTTGCTCACCTGTTCCGGTCTTTGCAATAGCTAGCTTCACACTAACATGTTGTTTCTCCTCTTTAACCTTAATTTCGACAATTCCTTCCGTTTCCTTTAATGTCTTATGTAAAAATGGGTCTTCCATCTTTTCTAATAACTCTCTCACTTGACTTTCTGAAAGCATTTTCCCCGCCACCTTTTTTCAAGTTGTCTATTCTATTATAAGACATCTTTCGCAAATAAAGAAATCCTTTGCAATTGAATATAATTTGCAAAGGATTCGAAATTAATTGTCCTTTTCTTTTTCAATTTTAATCTTCCGCTCTTTCTCCTCTGTAAAGTATCTCATAATTCCTTCATAGATAGAAGCCGCGACCTTTTCTTGATACTTCTCAGACAATAAATTATCTCTTTCATTAGGGTTTGATAAAAATCCGACTTCAACTAACGCTCCTGGCTTTTTTGCCTGTTTTAACAAATATACGTGACTAATTGGTTTTGCCACTCTATTTGTATCTAGATTTTCTACTAACTCTTCTTGAATCATTTCTGCTGCAATTTTATTCTCAATATATTTCTCATGATAAAAGGTTTGTGCACCATACCAGCGAGAGGAAGGGATTGAATTAAGATGAATGCTAACGAAATATTCCGCTTCCGAGTCATTAATCACCTCGACCCGCTGTTTTAAGTCCTCTGTTTTTCTACGACTAAGTCCTCTCGTGTCCTCTTCAGCAAGGTCAACATCGTCTTCTCTTGTCATTAACACAAGTGCACCTTGTTGTTGAAGATAATCTCTTAATCTTTTTGAAATCGATAACGCAATATCCTTTTCCACGGCCTCCCCATTTTTGGCACCACCATCAACGCCTCCGTGACCAGGGTCAATATAAATAATGCGACCAGTTAGCGGTAAACTCCACGCATCCCAAGCACCCTGTTCTAAAAAACGTTCCTGTATAAGATAAATGAAAAAACCAATGGCTACTGTCAAAACACTGATTAATACCCATCTTTTCTTCATCAAATTCCCCCTTGCCTGTCCTAAAACATTATATGGACAAGAGCAAGGGATTAGAACAACTAAATCAAATACGCTAAAACATGTTTGTGTCCGTTTTTTCGACTATACTCCCTTAAGGTTAAAAGAATTTCAATGAAGTCGCATTTTATATTTCATTTTACCTTTTGTAAAACCTTCACGAAACCAATGATCAACAAACTGATCACATTTATATTTTAATGATTCATTATTCTTTTCAGGCGCACCCCAAAACTCAATAAAATCATGCAATGCTTTAGCAAAGTTTCCCCTTTCTTCTTGCGCCGTCTCCATTACTTCCTCTAATGGCTTTCCATAGTATCCTAAACGGCTGTAACTACTTCCTAATAAATATACTTCTAATGCAACATCATAGCAGCCTTCTTCTACCGCTTGATCAAAATTACCATCTACATTTGACTCGATGACTCCGAAAAACTGGCGAACACTCTTTTTTAACGTTTCAATTGATAATTCACGTAATACGCTTCGTTCAAACTTCATTTGTTGCTCTCGACGCCGCTTCATAAATGTTGTATCTATATTTGTATTTATATCCGTATTCAAAGAAAATTCCCCCTTTGTTTTATTGTTTACACGTCTATCAAGGGAATCACTATAGAAGTTATGGTATCAAAGGGGGAATTTAACAATAATGGTTCTTTGTCAAATGTTGGGGTTAAGCTACCGCGCTTTCGCTTGGTGACCTTTTATTGTAGGTATGAAATAAAATTCATACCTACAATAAAAGGGGGATTATTTCTAGCCTAGATGGACCCCTATTCCTTTATACTTGTGTGATAACAATATTCTAGCTCTTGCTCGTTTGAAGTTTCTGAAACCATACGCATTCCGTTTTATTACCTTTGTGTGGTTATTTATTCCTTCCAGAAATCCATTAGAATAGCTATACATAAAACTATTTAAAATTTCTTTTTCCCAGTTTTTAAACGTCCGTATGCTGCGTAG is a genomic window containing:
- a CDS encoding P-loop NTPase, producing MLSESQVRELLEKMEDPFLHKTLKETEGIVEIKVKEEKQHVSVKLAIAKTGTGEQIQLQTNVVKALKDAGFATVGIRFSQLPDEVIENLYPAGTEDIGLAPSSKTTVIAIASGKGGVGKSTVSVNLAVSLARLGKKVGLIDADIYGFSVPDMMGIIDRPVVRGEKIIPVDRFGVKVISMAFFVEDNAPVIWRGPMLGKMLTSFFKEVEWGDDLDYLLLDLPPGTGDVALDVHQMLPTCKEIIITTPHPTAAFVAARAGAMALSTNHEVIGVIENMAYFESKKTGEKEYIFGHGGGEKLSEELQVPLLGQIPLGQPDWNDDDFAPSVYQIKHPIGKIYFKIAEKIMDLVESSK
- a CDS encoding polysaccharide deacetylase family protein, whose translation is MNHIYIVNGKKLKQFAIILLTSFVSAWFLYIQNVSFGAFSTADGPKAVYKGKNGVALTFNISWGDTKAEPIIDLLVENNVESATFFVSGSWAERHPHIIDKIIKEGYDIGLLGYEYLEYDDIDDAQIRQDILRAEEVMKKLNVKHKKIVRAPSGHFDQRFVKIAHNLDYSVVHWSVDSKDWKNPGVEKILKNVSNVKKGDIILLHASDSARQTAVALPDILKILSKKKLSLTTVSNMLIEGDAKTKEIK
- the cwlD gene encoding N-acetylmuramoyl-L-alanine amidase CwlD yields the protein MKKRWVLISVLTVAIGFFIYLIQERFLEQGAWDAWSLPLTGRIIYIDPGHGGVDGGAKNGEAVEKDIALSISKRLRDYLQQQGALVLMTREDDVDLAEEDTRGLSRRKTEDLKQRVEVINDSEAEYFVSIHLNSIPSSRWYGAQTFYHEKYIENKIAAEMIQEELVENLDTNRVAKPISHVYLLKQAKKPGALVEVGFLSNPNERDNLLSEKYQEKVAASIYEGIMRYFTEEKERKIKIEKEKDN
- the gerD gene encoding spore germination lipoprotein GerD: MFRKLLFPLLYLSIFIILAGCSTQAQGAEEFDYDQTKKMVVDILKTDDGKKALKEVLADEQFKSDLVMDNTVVNDSIKSTLVSSKGKDFWKAAFEDPEFAKAYAESMKEENQALLKSLLNDPEYRSKLIEILHDPELEKELADLLKSTEYREHLKGVISETFESPVYQAKIQDILLKAASEQTKKDSKK
- a CDS encoding DUF2521 family protein gives rise to the protein MNTDINTNIDTTFMKRRREQQMKFERSVLRELSIETLKKSVRQFFGVIESNVDGNFDQAVEEGCYDVALEVYLLGSSYSRLGYYGKPLEEVMETAQEERGNFAKALHDFIEFWGAPEKNNESLKYKCDQFVDHWFREGFTKGKMKYKMRLH
- a CDS encoding KinB-signaling pathway activation protein; amino-acid sequence: MNIRNWVRLFLHTFVLGGLVTVVTGFAVQWGKYKALFVSFDVLEILSITIWLVGVGFIFSAISQMGYFAYLTVHRFGLGFFRSLWNPVQAVIIAFVLFDFVYFRYKQFAGVNDSIGPYLLFALFLLLIGLSIAYIKSQQTNRHAFIPALFFMVCITIIEWFPVLRVNDQDWFHLMLYPLLICNAYQLLMLPKYIERSKVEKQNTSKTSEFLTGK